Below is a genomic region from Cytophagia bacterium CHB2.
GTATCAAGCGAGCACTGGAGGAAAGCTCTACGATTGGAAGTATGCACTTTAAGAACGGCAGGGTTCAGCGCGGGCCTGGAAAAAGTTTATCCGAACTGATCTACGGCGTCGAAATGCCGTTGCCCAAACCCACATATTCCGAGAAGAAATTTCGCCCCAAAATTGTAAAAGACCTGGGCTTATTTTTTAATTTTGATCCGCGCGATGGCGCATTGGTTGAGATCAAGGAAAGCACGTTTGAGTTAAGCGTTGATTTTGAGGGCCTGACGTTGTTATGGCTCGGGCCGGCGAGCGATGAGTCAAGTTTTGCTTTGATCGAGAGGCTTTATCGTCAGGCATCGCCCGCCAAAATAAAAGAAGAGTTGGTTGGCGCTGCTGGTTTGCACCATGAGTCTGTGCGGCGGCGCACGTTTCTTGCAGGAATATTGCTGGGCAATGAAGCGGCGACCGTGCGCAAGCAAGCCGCGTTTTGGCTGGGCCAGGGTGAGGACCCGGAGGCGTTGCGCATATTAAAACAAACGGCCAAGTCTGACCATGCCACCGAGGTGCGGAAACTGGCGGTGTTTGCGATAAGCCAAATGCCAATCGCCGAAACTGAAGAGGCGTTGTTCGAATTGGCGAACAGTCCGGATGATCGCGAGGTTTGCAAAGAAGCGATTTTCTGGCTGGCGCAAAGAGGCTCGCAGCGAACGGTTGCCCTGTTGAAGGAGCTTGTTTACAAGAACAACAACGCGGGGTTGCAAAAGCACATTGTGTTCTCGCTGACGCAATTGCCCGATAAACAGGGCACACCGATCTTGCATGAGGTTGTCGAAAAGCATCACAGCATTTCCGTGCGTAAAGAAGCGCTGTTTTGGTTGGGCCAGAGCCAGGAAGTCAGCGCCTTGCGGCTGCTGCAAAAGATGGCGCAAGCCTCCGAGGTCATGGAACTGCGCAAACAGGCCGTATTTGCTTTGAGTCAGATGCGTGCACCGGAGGCTGAGGAGACCTTGATCGAATTGGCCCGCAACGCCAAAGATCGTGAGGTTCGCAAAGAAGCGTTGTTCTGGCTGGCGCAGAAGGCCTCGAAGCGGGCTTCCGCTTTATTAAAAGAAACCGTGCAGCGCGACGCCGATACCGAGATTCAAAAACAGGCGATCTTTGCGCTCACGCAATTGCCGGACGATGAAGGCATTCCCATGCTCATCGAGATTGCAGAGCAGCACGGCAACATGGCGGTGCGCAAAGAGGCAATCTTCTGGTTGGGTCAAAGCGATGATGCACGCGCGACCGCGGCGCTGCTCAAGCTTGTGCGCGGCAAGGAATGAGTCGAAACCTCACCGCCACGGAGGTGGCCGTGCTTGACAAGCCGCCTCATTTTTGCTGAACCAGAATTTTTGTTGCGCCGGCCAGACCGCTTCTCGCGACCGGCGTAGCTTCGGTTTGCGCTCACAAACAAGCCTGGCCGCGCCGTGTATGTGATTCGAAAGCGAACAACCCGGAGGCAAGTTATGTTCAAAAATTATCTCAAAGTCGCTTTACGCAATTTGCACAAGCAAAAAGGCCATACCGTAATCAATCTTGCCGGCTTGGCGGTGGGCATGGCGTGTTGCCTGTTAATTTTGCTTTATGTGCAACACGAGCTTAGTTTTGACGACTATCACGCGAACAAAGAGCGCATTTATCGTTTGGCAACGCGCATGCAAGGTGCGTCATTCGATGGCATCGCAAAGGTGAACGGCCCGTGGGGATTGGCGGTAAAAAAAGATGTGCCCGAAGTGGAGGAGACGGTGCGCTTCGTGATCGCCGGGCAGATTTTGTTGAGTCGAGGCCATACGCGTTTTTATGAAGCGAATGGCTTGTTCGCCGACTCTACGGTTTTTCGCGTTTTCAGTTTTCCACTGCTGCACGGCGACCGGCACACAGCGTTGACCGCGCCACACACACTCGTCGTGACGCGCGATTTTGCGCAAAAGTATTTTGGCAATGAGAATCCTGTCGGCCAGACGCTCACCGTTGACAATCGCGTGGAATATCTCATCACCGGCTTGCTGGACAATATCCCCGCCAATTCTCATTTCAATTTCGATTTTTTGCTGTCAATGGCGAGCCTTGAACATCCCCAACGCGACAGTTGGATTCAATGGAATCAATTCTATACGTACGTGTTGCTGCAAGCGGGTGCTTCGCCCAATGCCGTGGCCACCAAGATCTCGACTGTGTTACAGCAAAACATGGGCGAGGCTGCTGCGCGTTTCACGCCATTTCTGCAACCGCTGACAGCAATTCATTTGCATTCACATCTATTTCGGGAATTGTCGCCTAATTCGGATATGGCGCAGATTTACATCTTTGCCAGCGTCGCGCTGTTCGTGCTTATCATCGCCGCCATCAACTTTATCAATCTTAGCACAGCACAAGCCGCGCGCCGAGCGAAAGAAGTGGGCGTGCGCAAGGTCCTCGGTTCGCAACGCCGGCAACTCACCGGCCAATTTCTCGTCGAGGCGATTTTGTTATGCGTGTTTGCCGCCATACTCGCAATCAGCTTGGCAGAGTTTCTGTTACCGGCATTCAATCTATTGGTGGATAGATCGCTAATGCTGGACTGGCTGGAAAATCCGTTACTCACCCTAGCAGCGTTGGCATTCACGCTGCTCGTCGGCGCGCTGGCCGGTTGCTATCCGGCGCTGGTGCTGTCGGCCTTTCGCCCAACCAACGCTCTGCGAATGTCGGCTGATCGCGCCACGGGTAAATCTGCATTGCGCAATGGCCTGGTGATTTTTCAATTTGCATTATCTGCTTTTTTGCTCATAGCCACCGGCGTTATCTATCGGCAAGCGCAGTTCATGCGAGAAAAAAATCTGGGATATAATGCCGAGCAAATTCTCA
It encodes:
- a CDS encoding HEAT repeat domain-containing protein; translated protein: MHFKNGRVQRGPGKSLSELIYGVEMPLPKPTYSEKKFRPKIVKDLGLFFNFDPRDGALVEIKESTFELSVDFEGLTLLWLGPASDESSFALIERLYRQASPAKIKEELVGAAGLHHESVRRRTFLAGILLGNEAATVRKQAAFWLGQGEDPEALRILKQTAKSDHATEVRKLAVFAISQMPIAETEEALFELANSPDDREVCKEAIFWLAQRGSQRTVALLKELVYKNNNAGLQKHIVFSLTQLPDKQGTPILHEVVEKHHSISVRKEALFWLGQSQEVSALRLLQKMAQASEVMELRKQAVFALSQMRAPEAEETLIELARNAKDREVRKEALFWLAQKASKRASALLKETVQRDADTEIQKQAIFALTQLPDDEGIPMLIEIAEQHGNMAVRKEAIFWLGQSDDARATAALLKLVRGKE
- a CDS encoding FtsX-like permease family protein, whose translation is MFKNYLKVALRNLHKQKGHTVINLAGLAVGMACCLLILLYVQHELSFDDYHANKERIYRLATRMQGASFDGIAKVNGPWGLAVKKDVPEVEETVRFVIAGQILLSRGHTRFYEANGLFADSTVFRVFSFPLLHGDRHTALTAPHTLVVTRDFAQKYFGNENPVGQTLTVDNRVEYLITGLLDNIPANSHFNFDFLLSMASLEHPQRDSWIQWNQFYTYVLLQAGASPNAVATKISTVLQQNMGEAAARFTPFLQPLTAIHLHSHLFRELSPNSDMAQIYIFASVALFVLIIAAINFINLSTAQAARRAKEVGVRKVLGSQRRQLTGQFLVEAILLCVFAAILAISLAEFLLPAFNLLVDRSLMLDWLENPLLTLAALAFTLLVGALAGCYPALVLSAFRPTNALRMSADRATGKSALRNGLVIFQFALSAFLLIATGVIYRQAQFMREKNLGYNAEQILTIPIQNPVLAKNYELVKHELMQHPNVVRVSASANLPGGSDWGIPTQPEGFSPGQAPPTRILAVDHDFLAAYEIPIAQGRGFSKEFAGDSTRAFLINEEAARQLHWNEPLRKTIAMSGINRPASPVIGVVKDFHFRSLHERIGPLVLFIPPAEWMTVFSVRVRSENLQATLQFLEEKWRQLDPDHPFTYSFLDDRLAQRYQGEMRLQRMSAYAAGLGIFIACLGLFGLISFIAAQRTKEIGIRKVLGATTPGIVGLLSRETLKLIVVANLLAGPLAYVIMNRWLQDFAYRVSWSLDIFALSFVFTISLALLTIGYRSLKAALVNPVETLRCE